Sequence from the Paenibacillus riograndensis SBR5 genome:
AACAGCCCGCTTAACAGCCGGCTGCTATAATGAAAACACCGATCGGGAAAGGCTGGGTGGCTGCTTGAATTACAGCAAGGATATCGAGAGATGTGTTGAATATATCGAGGTGAATATTAAAAGAAATCTGACTGCTGAGGAGATTGCGGCGGAGGCCGGGTATTCGCTGTATCACTTCAGCCGGGTGTTCAGCTTGTGCAAGGGGATGTCCGTGATGGAGTATGTGCGCAGCCGGAAACTGTCCCTGGCCGCAGTCGAACTGTTCAGCGGCAAGCGTATTATTGATATCGCGCTGGATTATGGCTTTGAAACGCAGAGCGGGTTCACGAAGGCGTTCCGTAAGGCTTTTGGCTACAGTCCCTCGCAGTACGCGGCGCGGATGGAAGGCTTTTTACAGATGGGCTCTAAAATAGATATTGGAGGTTATATGATGAATCCAGTGATTGTACAGAAACCTGCATTCAAGGTTGCAGGCTACGGCATAGAAACAAATGTAGCGGAAGGAAATTATACGAAGGATATTGCATCGTTCTGGAGCCACTATGAAGGAGAAAATCTGGAATCCAAAATGTACGATATTCTAAATCCGCCCAAACACGGCGAAGTTGGTTTATGTGTTCCGGCTTTTGACAGCGGAAATGCTGTTTATCTGCTTGGGGTCATTGTGGAGGACTTCAGCCGGGTCACCGATGAGATGATCACCGTGGATGTGCCAGAAGCGGAGTATGCCGTGTTCACCACACCGCCAGTGGATACCTCCGAAGGGAAGGATCAGGAAGAGTTCGTGCAGACCATCAAGAGCACCTGGAAGTATATTTTTGAAGAGTGGTTTCCGGGCAGCGGATATGTGTACGATGAAGGCAAGCTCAACTTTGAGTTTTATGACGAGCGCTGTCATTCCCGGGTGGATACGGTGATGGAGATTTATGTTCCGGTGAAGAAGCGGGCGGGAAAATAGGAACTTTGGAGCTGCGGTTTCCTATAGCCGTCAAGCTTAATCCTGTTCATCCTAAAACGCCAAAAGGTAAGCCCCGCTGAAGGGAGCTTACCTTTTGGCTTTCTTTTTATAGCCTACAGCTGA
This genomic interval carries:
- a CDS encoding AraC family transcriptional regulator — translated: MNIKRNLTAEEIAAEAGYSLYHFSRVFSLCKGMSVMEYVRSRKLSLAAVELFSGKRIIDIALDYGFETQSGFTKAFRKAFGYSPSQYAARMEGFLQMGSKIDIGGYMMNPVIVQKPAFKVAGYGIETNVAEGNYTKDIASFWSHYEGENLESKMYDILNPPKHGEVGLCVPAFDSGNAVYLLGVIVEDFSRVTDEMITVDVPEAEYAVFTTPPVDTSEGKDQEEFVQTIKSTWKYIFEEWFPGSGYVYDEGKLNFEFYDERCHSRVDTVMEIYVPVKKRAGK